In Clostridium sp. DL-VIII, the following proteins share a genomic window:
- the argC gene encoding N-acetyl-gamma-glutamyl-phosphate reductase — protein sequence MVKIGIIGATGYVGAELLRLLLSHPKVEVAALSSVSFEGQEISNVYKTFFNKTNLICKTAEDVIEKSDVIFTALPHGLSEDIAKKAIDNNKICIDMGADFRLSSEDEYEEWYGKKFTQPALHSESIYGLPELNREKIKNCSLIANPGCYPTTIELGLMPLLKNSLIKLDNIICDSKSGTTGSGRGLTLNTHFPEENETFAPYKVGAHRHTPEIEETLSAMAEDKVSVTFTPHLLPINRGILSTIYCIPKDTVNLEEIHKLYVDFYKDEPFVNILPLGETASIKNVRLTNDCFISLHLNHRKDQIIVVSTIDNMVKGAAGQAIQNMNIILGFDETDGLNLIAPAF from the coding sequence ATGGTTAAGATCGGAATAATCGGTGCTACTGGATATGTTGGTGCTGAACTTTTAAGATTACTATTATCTCATCCTAAAGTTGAAGTTGCAGCTTTAAGCTCAGTTTCTTTTGAAGGTCAGGAAATTAGTAATGTATATAAAACTTTTTTTAATAAAACAAATTTGATTTGCAAAACTGCAGAGGATGTAATTGAAAAATCAGATGTTATTTTCACTGCTCTACCTCATGGCTTAAGTGAAGATATTGCGAAAAAGGCTATTGACAATAATAAAATCTGCATTGATATGGGTGCTGATTTCAGATTATCTAGTGAAGATGAATATGAAGAGTGGTACGGCAAGAAATTTACACAGCCCGCTCTCCATTCAGAAAGTATTTATGGACTTCCAGAATTGAATAGGGAAAAAATTAAAAACTGTTCCCTAATTGCGAATCCTGGCTGCTATCCGACAACTATTGAACTTGGCTTAATGCCGCTTTTAAAAAATTCATTGATAAAATTAGATAACATCATTTGTGATTCAAAATCTGGAACTACTGGTTCTGGAAGAGGTTTAACTTTAAATACTCACTTTCCAGAAGAAAATGAAACTTTCGCACCATATAAAGTTGGTGCCCATAGACATACGCCTGAAATTGAAGAAACATTATCTGCTATGGCAGAAGATAAAGTAAGTGTAACTTTTACGCCTCACTTACTTCCAATTAATAGAGGAATTCTTTCTACAATTTATTGTATTCCAAAAGATACAGTTAATCTTGAAGAAATTCATAAATTATATGTAGATTTTTATAAAGATGAACCATTTGTTAATATATTACCTCTTGGGGAAACTGCTTCAATTAAAAATGTAAGATTAACGAATGATTGCTTTATTTCATTACACTTAAATCATAGAAAAGACCAAATTATTGTTGTAAGCACAATAGATAATATGGTTAAAGGTGCTGCCGGACAAGCAATTCAAAACATGAATATAATTCTAGGTTTTGATGAAACTGATGGATTAAATCTAATTGCACCAGCATTTTAA
- the argJ gene encoding bifunctional glutamate N-acetyltransferase/amino-acid acetyltransferase ArgJ — MNINYIDGGVTAPNGFLASGVHCGLKQGSLKKDLALIYSEVPAAAAGMYTKNKVKGAPIYVTKEHLTNKNAQAIIINSGNANTCNGDDGLQKAKKMTSLQAKELNLKTDDVLVASTGVIGVPLNIDAIKNGIPLLTEKLSKEGFNDASSAIMTTDTFKKQMALEFYIGDKKITIGSMAKGSGMIEPNMGTMLSFLTTDLSISPELLNEALKSSVSVTYNRVSVDGDTSTNDMILILANGLAENPTITEKDDNYDTFVKVLTELNTHMAKNIAKDGEGATKLLECQIIGAKSEKDAVTLGKSVINSSLVKTAMFGSDANWGRILCALGYANIDFDPEKVDVSFESAAGYIKVCEAGSSLPFDEDIAKKVLSENEIIIKVDLFLGDHSAYVWGCDLSYEYVKINGDYRS, encoded by the coding sequence TTGAATATAAATTATATAGATGGTGGAGTTACAGCTCCCAACGGTTTTTTAGCTTCTGGTGTACACTGCGGATTAAAACAAGGCAGTCTGAAGAAGGACCTAGCTTTGATTTATTCAGAAGTTCCTGCAGCTGCTGCAGGAATGTATACCAAAAACAAAGTTAAAGGTGCTCCTATTTATGTTACAAAAGAGCATCTAACTAACAAAAATGCACAAGCAATAATCATAAACAGCGGTAATGCAAATACCTGCAATGGCGATGATGGGTTACAAAAAGCAAAAAAAATGACCAGTCTTCAGGCTAAGGAGTTAAATTTAAAAACTGACGATGTTTTAGTTGCATCTACAGGAGTTATTGGGGTTCCTTTAAACATAGATGCTATTAAAAATGGCATTCCACTGCTTACTGAGAAATTGTCTAAAGAAGGTTTTAACGATGCATCTTCTGCCATAATGACCACAGATACCTTCAAAAAGCAAATGGCTTTAGAATTTTATATAGGCGATAAGAAAATAACAATTGGATCAATGGCAAAAGGCTCTGGAATGATTGAACCTAATATGGGAACAATGCTTTCTTTCCTCACAACTGACTTATCCATTTCTCCAGAATTATTAAATGAAGCCCTAAAATCAAGCGTTAGTGTAACATATAACAGAGTCAGTGTTGATGGAGACACAAGCACTAATGATATGATATTAATTTTAGCTAACGGTTTGGCTGAGAATCCTACTATAACAGAAAAAGATGATAACTATGATACTTTTGTTAAAGTTCTTACTGAATTAAATACACATATGGCTAAGAATATTGCTAAAGATGGTGAAGGTGCAACTAAATTATTAGAATGCCAAATAATAGGTGCAAAAAGTGAAAAAGATGCAGTTACTTTAGGTAAAAGTGTTATTAATTCTAGTTTAGTTAAAACAGCAATGTTTGGAAGCGATGCAAATTGGGGACGAATTCTTTGTGCACTTGGCTATGCAAATATTGACTTTGATCCTGAAAAAGTTGATGTTTCCTTCGAAAGTGCTGCTGGTTATATAAAAGTTTGTGAAGCTGGTAGTTCCTTACCTTTCGATGAAGATATAGCAAAAAAAGTTTTAAGTGAAAATGAAATTATCATCAAGGTCGATTTATTCTTAGGTGATCATAGTGCCTATGTTTGGGGCTGCGATCTAAGCTATGAATACGTAAAAATAAATGGAGACTACAGAAGCTAA